Proteins encoded together in one Deinococcus aerius window:
- a CDS encoding DUF1156 domain-containing protein produces MTNSTPRRKLIEVALPLDAINAASAREKSIRHGHPSTLHLWWARRPLATARAILFAQLVDDPNDAAAPLEFVQACRELTVMTPGNDSKRPRTPGRPGTFATAEDTPRNRLFDFIAELVEWENTTNEKVLAKANHLIRLCTGNNPPPVLDPFSGGCTIPLEAQRLGLEAHGSDLNPVAVMIGKASIEIPTRFAGRPPVHPTAKGITGGTYKGAQGLAEDVRYYGQWMKEEAERRIGHLYPKAKLPDGKEATVIAWLWARTVASPDPATNGAHVPLLSTYELSRMKGKEAYVEPVVEGNTYRFVVRKGKIPAHLKDGTVGRTGARCILTGTPFPLTYIRAEGKAGRMGQRLMAVVAEGNRERVYLDPTEEIEKVAASAEPEWIPEAKLPTNPRDFKTPNYGMTTFGDLFTPRQLTALTTFSDLVAEARERVRADALVRGMDGGKPLRDGGNGGQAYAEGIAAYLSFCVSGLADRLTTICTWDVGGATWGTKTRNTFSRQAIPMTWGFTEVNPFSGQSGSWDNSLEYTSKGMEGLAASASGSLLQVDAASRLVPDNAVISTDPPYYDNIGYADLSDFFYVWLRRSLRSTYPDVFGGMLVPKTGELVATPYRHGSKENAETFFLNGMTQAMHNMATQGNQEYPAAIYYAFKQSETDAGGVSSTGWATFLEAIIRAGYSINGTWPVRTELSNRMIGKDANALASSIVMVCRPRPTDAPLTTRADFLRELRRTLPEALQALTASNIAPVDMAQASIGPGMAVFSKYSQVLESDGSRMPVRVALQLINAALDEYLAEQEGHLDEDTRFAVTWFEAHGMDEAAYGEAETLATARGVSVAGVQEAGLILARAGRVRLKRRDELAQDWTPQTDKHPTTWEAVQHLARINDEQGAEAAGALMAQLGDLADSARQLAYRLYGICERKGWSAEGQVYNALVASWSEAAEAAARVEKREVVVQPGLFE; encoded by the coding sequence ATGACCAACTCCACCCCCCGCCGTAAACTCATCGAGGTTGCCCTGCCGCTGGACGCCATTAACGCCGCTTCAGCTCGTGAGAAGAGCATCCGGCACGGCCATCCCAGCACCCTGCACCTGTGGTGGGCACGTCGCCCGCTTGCCACTGCCCGCGCCATCCTGTTTGCACAACTGGTGGATGACCCGAACGACGCGGCGGCCCCACTGGAGTTCGTGCAGGCTTGCCGCGAGCTGACGGTCATGACTCCCGGTAACGACTCCAAGCGCCCACGTACACCGGGTCGCCCTGGCACCTTCGCCACAGCCGAGGACACTCCGCGCAACCGCCTGTTCGACTTCATCGCGGAACTGGTGGAGTGGGAGAACACCACCAATGAGAAGGTGCTTGCCAAGGCCAACCACCTCATTCGGCTCTGCACGGGCAACAATCCCCCGCCCGTCCTCGACCCCTTCAGCGGTGGCTGCACCATTCCCCTAGAAGCGCAGCGGCTGGGGCTGGAGGCGCACGGCAGTGACCTGAACCCCGTCGCTGTCATGATTGGCAAGGCCAGCATTGAGATTCCAACGCGCTTCGCCGGTCGCCCACCCGTCCATCCCACCGCCAAAGGCATTACGGGGGGGACGTACAAGGGTGCGCAGGGATTGGCGGAGGATGTGCGGTACTACGGCCAGTGGATGAAGGAGGAAGCCGAGCGGCGCATCGGTCACCTGTATCCCAAGGCCAAGCTGCCGGATGGGAAGGAAGCTACGGTTATTGCCTGGTTGTGGGCCAGGACCGTCGCCAGCCCCGACCCTGCAACCAACGGTGCACATGTGCCGCTGTTAAGTACCTATGAACTAAGCCGCATGAAAGGCAAGGAAGCATATGTGGAACCCGTCGTGGAGGGCAACACGTACCGTTTCGTTGTTCGGAAGGGCAAGATTCCTGCACACTTGAAGGATGGCACCGTGGGCCGCACCGGGGCACGCTGCATCCTGACGGGTACGCCCTTCCCATTAACGTACATCCGCGCCGAGGGTAAGGCCGGGCGCATGGGCCAGCGCCTGATGGCGGTAGTGGCTGAGGGCAACCGGGAACGGGTCTACCTCGACCCAACTGAGGAGATAGAGAAGGTGGCGGCGAGCGCGGAGCCGGAGTGGATACCGGAAGCAAAGCTGCCCACCAATCCCCGCGACTTCAAAACGCCGAACTATGGTATGACCACCTTTGGCGACCTATTCACCCCCCGGCAACTGACCGCCCTGACCACCTTCTCTGACCTTGTGGCTGAGGCCCGCGAGCGTGTGAGGGCCGATGCGTTGGTGAGAGGCATGGACGGAGGGAAACCGCTGCGCGACGGGGGAAATGGGGGGCAGGCATACGCAGAGGGAATAGCTGCCTATTTAAGCTTTTGTGTTAGTGGCCTGGCAGACCGTCTGACGACGATATGCACTTGGGATGTGGGGGGGGCGACCTGGGGAACCAAGACTAGAAATACCTTCTCCCGACAAGCAATTCCAATGACATGGGGCTTCACGGAAGTAAATCCATTCTCAGGACAGTCGGGAAGCTGGGATAACTCTCTTGAGTACACCTCGAAGGGTATGGAAGGGCTGGCGGCATCTGCCTCTGGCAGTCTTCTGCAGGTTGACGCCGCTTCCCGTCTTGTTCCCGATAACGCCGTTATTTCCACTGACCCGCCCTACTATGACAACATCGGCTATGCTGACCTTTCAGACTTCTTCTATGTCTGGCTGCGGCGTTCGTTGCGTTCCACTTATCCAGACGTGTTCGGCGGAATGCTTGTCCCCAAAACAGGGGAGCTTGTCGCCACGCCCTACCGTCACGGCAGCAAGGAAAATGCTGAGACATTTTTTCTAAACGGCATGACTCAGGCCATGCACAATATGGCAACGCAGGGCAATCAGGAGTACCCGGCAGCGATTTACTACGCCTTCAAGCAGTCCGAAACGGACGCGGGTGGCGTCAGCAGCACCGGCTGGGCGACCTTCCTGGAGGCGATTATTCGGGCAGGCTACAGCATCAATGGCACTTGGCCTGTTCGCACGGAACTCAGCAACCGCATGATTGGTAAGGACGCCAACGCCCTCGCTTCCTCCATCGTCATGGTCTGCCGTCCTCGCCCGACGGACGCGCCCCTGACCACTCGTGCTGACTTCCTCCGCGAACTGCGCCGCACCCTCCCTGAAGCCCTGCAAGCCCTGACTGCCAGCAACATCGCTCCCGTGGACATGGCACAGGCCAGCATTGGCCCCGGCATGGCGGTGTTCAGCAAGTACAGCCAGGTGCTGGAATCCGACGGCTCGCGGATGCCGGTGCGCGTAGCCCTGCAACTCATCAACGCGGCGCTGGACGAGTACCTAGCTGAACAGGAAGGCCACCTGGACGAGGACACCCGCTTTGCCGTGACGTGGTTCGAGGCCCACGGCATGGACGAGGCAGCGTATGGCGAGGCCGAGACGCTGGCGACGGCGCGTGGCGTAAGCGTGGCGGGCGTACAGGAAGCAGGTCTTATTCTGGCGAGGGCCGGACGGGTACGCCTGAAACGTCGGGACGAACTGGCGCAGGACTGGACGCCCCAGACCGACAAACACCCGACGACATGGGAAGCCGTGCAACACCTCGCCCGCATCAACGACGAGCAGGGAGCGGAGGCGGCGGGGGCGCTCATGGCCCAACTCGGCGACCTCGCGGATTCGGCCCGGCAGCTCGCCTACCGCCTCTACGGCATCTGCGAGCGCAAAGGCTGGAGCGCCGAGGGTCAGGTGTACAACGCGCTGGTGGCGTCGTGGAGCGAGGCAGCGGAAGCAGCGGCGCGGGTGGAGAAGCGGGAAGTCGTGGTGCAGCCGGGGCTGTTTGAGTAG